The genome window GCGTGGGCGGGTTCTACGCGGCTTTCCGGGACCCCCATACCGTCGCCCTGGCGGCCTCCATCGTCGGCGTGGCCGGGGCCCTCTCGATGGCCGCCGGGGCCTACGCCTCCGTCAAGTCCGAGGTCGAGGTCCAGGCCGTCGAGAGGTCCAAGATGCGGGTCCTGGCCGAGATCACGGGGAATGCGGTCGAGGAACCGGCCGGGGAGAACCCCTGGCGGGCCGCCCTCGTCGTCGGGGTCTTTTACCTGCTGGGGGCCTTGATTCCAGTCCTGCCCTTCTGGCTGGGCGCGCAACAGCCCGTCGTTTCGTTCGTGTCCGGGTTCCTGGCGGCCGGCCTGATGGCGGCCCTCCTGGCCGTGATGTCCGGCACGCCGGTCCTGCGGAAGATGACCGAGAATGCCGTCATCGTGGCGGGCACCGTCGCCGTCACGTACGCCATGGGCCTGCTGGCCCAACGGTATTTCGGGATCGAGATTCGCTGAAGTGAGGCAGTAAGGCAATTCGGCGGATGAGCAGGTAGGCCGGGACGCGGGTCGTCCGGGTGGACATCTCTTTTTCTGAGCACCGGGGCCCTCGGCGAGGTCTTTGGATTTTACTCTCTACTTCCCTAACATCGAACTGTATCCGACCTGTCGTCCATCCATACGACTTACCCCCATTCCCTTACTGCCTCATTAGCTTACTGCCCTACTGCCTTACTTATCGCCTGACCCTCTAACGGCCTATCAGAGCCGTTCGGGCGGTGAGAAGTGAGATGGAGAGCGGAAAGGGCACCTCCACGAAAGCACGATGTTTAGGCAGTCGGCAGATAGGCAGTCGGCAGGTGGGCAGGTGGGCAAGTGGGCAGGTGGGCAGGTGGGCAAGTGGGCAGGTCGAGAGACGGGCGTCGGTCCCCGGCCCACCGGCCGTCATGCCGGTGGCTTCCGGAGAGAGCCCGCCGTCCTGCGGGCGTCATCCTCATTAAACCGCCCGTCTTGGCCGGGTCGATCCCCTCTGAACACCGCCAGGGATGGCGGTGTCATCCTTCACAAGCTTGAAAAATCGAGATGGCTGGGCCATCGTTTTCCCGGATGGGAACCGCATTTCTCCCAACCGAACAGCTCTGCTATGTGAGGCATCCATGCGGACCTATACGGAAGCGTTGGAAGTCCTGCGCAGTCGGGTCCGGCCTCTGGGTAAGGTCGAGGTCCCCTTAGACCAGGCCCTGGGGCGGGTCGCGGCCGAAGCCGTCCGGGCGCCGTCGGACCAGCCGCCTTGGGCGAATGCGGCGATGGACGGCTACGCCGTTCGGAGCGCGGACGTCGCCGTCCCCGAGGAACGCCCCGCACTACGGGTCATCGGTCAAGTCGCCGCCGGTCAATGGCCGGACCGGACGGTCGAGCCCGGGACGGCCGTCCGCATCTTTACGGGGGCCCCGGTCCCGCCCGGCGCCGACGCCGTCGTCCCCCAGGAGGACGTCGTCGAGACGCCGGAAGGGATCCAAATCCGCCGACCGGTTTCGCCGGGTGAAAACGTCCGGCCGCCGGCCGAGGACTTCTCGGCCGGCACGTGCCTGATCCCGGTCGGTCGGTACATCACGCCGGCGGACATCGCCCTGGCCGCCACGGTCGGGCGGGACCGCCTGTGGGTCTACCGGGTCCCGCGAGCACTGGTCCTGGCCTCGGGTCAGGAACTCGCCGAGCCGGGTCAGCCGCTCGAACGGGGGCGCATCTATGACTCCAACAGTTACTTCTTACAAGCCCGCCTTCGGCGGCTTGGCATCCCGGTCGAGCGATGGTCCTTTCTCCCCGACCGGTGGGCGGACGTCCGCTCGACGCTGGCCCGGGCGTTCGACCGATTCGACGTCGTCATCACGACAGGCGGCGTGTCGGTCGGGGAATACGACTTGATTCGGAAGGCGTGGGAGTCGCTGGGCCTCGAGACGCTTATCGCCGGCGTGGCCATCAAGCCGGGCAAGCCCCTGTGGGTCGGTACGGCCGACGGCCGGTGGGCCTTCGGCCTACCGGGCAATCCGGCCTCGGCTTACGTGTGCCTGGAAGCGTTCGTCTATCCGTGGCTCTGGTGGGTGCAGGGATTTCCCGGGGCGCTTCCCTACCGATTCCCCGTGACTCTCGGCCGGGCGGTGCAGAATCCCGGCGGGCGGACATTTTTCCTCCGATGCCGCCTGCATGTCCGACCGGAGGGGTGGTATGCCGAGCCGGCCGGTCCGCAGGGGTCCCACATCGTTCGGACGACGGCCCGGTCTCAGGCGCTCGTCGTCGTCGAGCCAAACGCCCGCCTGGAGGCCGGGGCCGTCGTGGGGGCCTTGATCCCCGAGGCGCATCCCCTGGACCTGCTCCTGGCCGAGAACAGCGAGTGGCGAGTGGCGAATGGCGAATAGCGAGTAGCGAATGGCGAGTGGCGACAGTGACGGTTTGCCATTCGTTGTTTCCACCATCCTGGACCTGTCCACCGCTAAAAATGAGACAGGCCCGCAATTTCGTGGGGGTTGCCCCCCGGGGGAGGCGGAATTATAATGAAAGCAACTCCATTTGAGGAGTCGGTGTCATGGATGACGATATTCGACGCGGATATGGATTTTTCTTCCGACCGAAAATTCCTTGAAGGAGGTGAGGCCGATGACGCAAGCCCTCGGGGTTCATTACCTTCTAGAGCTCCGGGATTGTGATCCCCGCATCATCGACGACCTCCCCGAGGTCCAGCGGATTCTGCTGGAGGCGGCGCGCCGGTCCCGCGCGACCATCATCGACACGGTCTTCCGCAAATTCTCCCCCCAAGGCATCAGCGGCGTCGTGATCATCGCCGAATCCCACTTTTCCATCCACACGTGGCCCGAGTATCGGTATGCGGCCGTCGACATCTACACGTGTGGACGGATCGACCCTCTCTCGGCCGTCGGCTACATGATCGAGGAGTTCCGGTCTGGGAATCCGGCCTTCGTGATGCTCAAGCGCGGGCTCCTGCCGCAACCCTTCGAGGACTTACAGTTTCGGTTAGGCCGTCCCCGTTTGCCCGTTCAGGAGGACCCCAACGAGATCTCCGAGTGGTTTTTCCTGGACTTCATCAATCCCAGCAGTGCGAACCTCATCAAGGCCCGGCGGCTGATCTTCTCGGCGCGCTCGCCGTACCAGGAGATCGAAATCCTGGACACGCAGGCCTTCGGGAAGTGCCTGATGCTGGACGGGCGGATGCAGTCAGCCCAGGCGGACGAATTCATCTATCATGAAGCCTTGGTGCATCCGGCCATGGTCACGCACCCGAACCCGGAGTCGGTCCTTATCGTCGGTGGCGGTGAGGGCGCGACGCTCCGGGAAGTCTTGCGGCATCGGACGGTCCGACGGGCCGTGATGGTCGATATCGACCGTCAGGTCGTGGAGGCCTGTCGGCTGTTCCTACCTGAATGGAGTGACGGGGCGTTCGAGGACCCACGGACGGAACTCGTCATCGACGACGCCCGGCATTACCTGACGTCGACGGACGAGCAGTTTGACGTCATCATCATGGACATCACCGAGCCCTTGGAGAACGGGCCCTCGGCCCCGCTGGTGACCTATGAGATGTTCCAGATCGTTCGGTCCCACCTGAAGCCTCAGGGGATCGTGGCCCACCAGTCGGGCAGTACGGGTACTT of bacterium HR11 contains these proteins:
- the moeA gene encoding Molybdopterin molybdenumtransferase, which gives rise to MRTYTEALEVLRSRVRPLGKVEVPLDQALGRVAAEAVRAPSDQPPWANAAMDGYAVRSADVAVPEERPALRVIGQVAAGQWPDRTVEPGTAVRIFTGAPVPPGADAVVPQEDVVETPEGIQIRRPVSPGENVRPPAEDFSAGTCLIPVGRYITPADIALAATVGRDRLWVYRVPRALVLASGQELAEPGQPLERGRIYDSNSYFLQARLRRLGIPVERWSFLPDRWADVRSTLARAFDRFDVVITTGGVSVGEYDLIRKAWESLGLETLIAGVAIKPGKPLWVGTADGRWAFGLPGNPASAYVCLEAFVYPWLWWVQGFPGALPYRFPVTLGRAVQNPGGRTFFLRCRLHVRPEGWYAEPAGPQGSHIVRTTARSQALVVVEPNARLEAGAVVGALIPEAHPLDLLLAENSEWRVANGE
- the speE_2 gene encoding Polyamine aminopropyltransferase gives rise to the protein MTQALGVHYLLELRDCDPRIIDDLPEVQRILLEAARRSRATIIDTVFRKFSPQGISGVVIIAESHFSIHTWPEYRYAAVDIYTCGRIDPLSAVGYMIEEFRSGNPAFVMLKRGLLPQPFEDLQFRLGRPRLPVQEDPNEISEWFFLDFINPSSANLIKARRLIFSARSPYQEIEILDTQAFGKCLMLDGRMQSAQADEFIYHEALVHPAMVTHPNPESVLIVGGGEGATLREVLRHRTVRRAVMVDIDRQVVEACRLFLPEWSDGAFEDPRTELVIDDARHYLTSTDEQFDVIIMDITEPLENGPSAPLVTYEMFQIVRSHLKPQGIVAHQSGSTGTSELHFFASMYKTLRAVFRYVAPYSIQITSFAMPWGIVIASDALDPRTLTADEVDRRLRARCEVEKLRFYDGAVHQALFALPRYMRSMLEELGQVLYDDGPPLYRPIDYAITIG